From the genome of Pelorhabdus rhamnosifermentans:
GTCAGATTGAATTCTTTGCGAATCCACCGAATCATTTCCATGAGCGCATGCGTTTCCTGGGGATTCATCCCTGCCGCCGGTTCATCAAGTAAGAGCAGCTTGGGTTCTGCCGCAAGGGCCCGCGCAATTTCCAGCCGCCGCTGTTCACCATACGGCAGATTCTTGGCTATTTCATCTTTCTTATCAGCCAGGCCAAAGATCTTTAAAAAAGCCGTGGCTCTTTCGGTCAGTTCCTCTTCTTCTTTATGATAACGGCCCATGCGCAGCACTGACTCGACTAAACCGTATTTTACATGAAAATGATAGGCTATTTTCACGTTATCTAATACAGACAGATCAG
Proteins encoded in this window:
- a CDS encoding ABC transporter ATP-binding protein → MELLKTTKLSKVFGGLKAVSCFDIDLAKGELIGLIGPNGAGKTTAFNLLTGVYQPTEGEIQFDGQSLVGLKPHQITQRGIARTFQNIRLFSDLSVLDNVKIAYHFHVKYGLVESVLRMGRYHKEEEELTERATAFLKIFGLADKKDEIAKNLPYGEQRRLEIARALAAEPKLLLLDEPAAGMNPQETHALMEMIRWIRKEFNLT